In the Pristiophorus japonicus isolate sPriJap1 chromosome 5, sPriJap1.hap1, whole genome shotgun sequence genome, one interval contains:
- the LOC139264129 gene encoding putative nuclease HARBI1: MSDDQCLRRLRFWKDVVTEIYNLLQLELELQTRVSTALSVASKVTIALNLYATDSVQAATTDICNISQFAAHTAICEVTDTLYRRTDCISFSMTREHQLERQTGFMHIACLPRVQGVIDCIHVALTAPHQAAEQFRNRKGFLSLNVQLDCDHNCKILQVDAQYPGSTHDSFILHQSGVPSVFTGPNEHCGWLLGDKGQALSTWLMTSLRNLRTDGQVVYNERLTATRTIIEHTIGILKQRFHCLDRSGGVLQYLRERVSRFMVVCCMLHNLATMRVQPLEGDAAVAPVEEEEEEAHEEEEEAQEEEQDAGGQPHRRRRPHPNPAREAQHHLIAAWFT; the protein is encoded by the coding sequence ATgagtgatgatcagtgcctgcgcagactgaGATTCTGGAAGGATGTCGTCACTGAGATCTATAATCTCCTGCAGCTCGAATTGGAGCTACAGACACGGGTGAGCACAGCCCTGAGCGTGGCATCGAAGGTCACAATAGCCCTCAATCTTTATGCCACAGACTCGGTCCAAGCTGCCACTACAGACATCtgcaacatttcccagtttgcaGCCCACACAGCCATATGTGAGGTCACAGATACTTTGTATAGGAGGACCGACTGCATCTCCTTCTCCATGACCAGGGAGCACCAATTGGAGCGCCAGACTGGCTTCATGCACATTGCATGCTTACCCAGGGTCCAGGGCGTGATTGACTGCATCCATGTAGCTCTGACGGCACCCCACCAGGCTGCAGAGCAATTCAGGAATCGCAAGGGCTTCCTGTCCCTCAACGTGCAACTAGATTGTGACCACAACTGCAAGATTCTGCAAGTGGATGCCcagtaccctggcagcacccacgactcTTTCATACTGCACCAGAGCGGTGTGCCAAGCgtcttcactggtcccaatgaacATTGCGGGTGGCTCCTGGGTGACAAGGGCCAGgcgctgagcacttggctcatgacttctCTGCGCAACCTGAGAACTGATGGGCAGGTCGTGTACAATGAGCGTCTCACAgccaccaggaccatcatcgaaCACACTATAGGCATTCTgaaacagaggttccattgcctggaccgctcagggggAGTGCTGCAGTACTTGCGAGAGCGTGTCTCCAGATTTatggtggtatgctgcatgctccacaacctcgccaccatgagggtgcagccattggAGGGCGAcgcagcagtggcacctgtggaggaggaggaggaggaggcccatgaggaggaggaggaggctcaggaggaggagcaggatgcgggtGGGCAGCCACACAGGAGGCGGCGTCCCCATcctaaccctgcaagggaagcacaacaCCATCTCATCGCTGCCTGGTTCACATAA